The following coding sequences are from one Chitinimonas sp. BJYL2 window:
- a CDS encoding YebC/PmpR family DNA-binding transcriptional regulator has protein sequence MAGHSKWANIQHRKGRQDAKRGKIFTRLIKEVTVAAKMGGGDPDINPRLRLAIDKAKAESMPKDNIENAIKRGTGQLEGVDYMECRYEGYGIGGAAVMVDCLTDNKTRTVADVRHAFSKYGGNMGTDGCVAFQFTHCGYLLFAPGTNEDALMEAALEAGADDVVTHEDGAIEVLTPPYEFMAIKERLAAAGFSTEMGEVTMKPQTETALTGDDAVRMQKLIDALESLDDVQEVYTSAVLED, from the coding sequence ATGGCGGGTCATTCCAAATGGGCCAATATCCAGCATCGCAAAGGGCGTCAGGACGCCAAGCGCGGCAAGATCTTCACGCGCCTGATCAAGGAAGTCACGGTTGCCGCCAAGATGGGTGGCGGCGATCCGGATATCAATCCGCGTCTGCGTCTGGCCATCGACAAGGCCAAGGCCGAGTCCATGCCCAAGGACAATATCGAGAACGCGATCAAGCGCGGCACCGGCCAGCTTGAGGGCGTGGACTACATGGAGTGCCGTTACGAAGGCTACGGTATCGGCGGCGCGGCGGTGATGGTGGATTGCCTCACCGATAACAAGACCCGCACTGTGGCCGATGTGCGTCATGCGTTCAGCAAATATGGCGGCAACATGGGCACGGATGGCTGCGTGGCTTTCCAGTTCACCCACTGCGGCTACCTGCTGTTTGCGCCTGGCACCAATGAAGATGCACTGATGGAAGCTGCGCTCGAAGCCGGTGCTGACGATGTGGTGACCCATGAGGATGGCGCCATCGAGGTGCTGACGCCGCCCTATGAGTTCATGGCCATCAAGGAGCGACTGGCTGCCGCCGGATTCTCGACCGAGATGGGCGAAGTCACCATGAAGCCGCAAACGGAAACGGCTCTGACTGGCGATGACGCCGTACGCATGCAGAAGCTCATCGATGCACTGGAAAGTCTGGATGACGTGCAGGAGGTGTATACCTCGGCCGTACTGGAAGACTGA